A part of Ignavibacteriales bacterium genomic DNA contains:
- the ispG gene encoding (E)-4-hydroxy-3-methylbut-2-enyl-diphosphate synthase has protein sequence MALSKFHLQNYCNSVTQFSRLKTREVFIGGIPVGGGNPIRIQSMTTTDTMDTIATVEQTIRMVEAGCEYVRITAPSINEAKNLENIKKELRVRGYNVPLIADIHFTPNAAELAARIVEKVRVNPGNYVDKKKFELIEYSDKEYEEELERIRERFTPLVKICREHGTALRIGTNHGSLSDRIMSRYGDTPLGMVESALEFLRICETENYHSIVLSMKSSNPQVMVQAYRLLISKMEAENMNYPLHLGVTEAGGGEDGRIKSALGIGALLEDGIGDTIRVSLTEDPEFEAPVAIALANRYKKREEHQPIKPIDVLPIDPFNYNKRISFENIGIGGNNVPRIFADFSNRRIYSPKDLIDIGYTYDESTDKWMLSDTAADFIYLGKNILPFDCPNGLKAVYEYSTWQGLKNSSNSFPLLKMNEYFSSNRISAQFNFLTLSLIDLTNDLVNRIKEDHSIILVLETSNSHGVAEQRRAFFEFLINGNQNSVVIKRNYNEINFENLQLYAATDLGALLIDGFGDGVWVSVNNLKISAPQSNDYVKNFVKKTETKEKIINRLLFNIFQASRQRISKTEYIACPSCGRTLFDLQETTEMIRKRTEHLKGVKIAIMGCIVNGPGEMADADYGYVGSGVDKITLYRKKDIVRRNIPAKNAVEELINIIKEDENWVEPTI, from the coding sequence ATGGCTTTATCAAAGTTTCATTTACAAAATTATTGTAACAGTGTAACCCAATTCTCGCGCTTAAAAACAAGAGAAGTTTTTATAGGCGGCATTCCTGTGGGCGGGGGAAATCCTATTCGTATTCAATCAATGACAACTACAGATACGATGGACACAATTGCCACTGTTGAACAAACAATCAGAATGGTTGAAGCCGGCTGCGAGTATGTTAGAATTACTGCGCCGAGTATAAATGAAGCTAAAAATCTTGAGAATATAAAAAAAGAACTTCGTGTGCGCGGATATAATGTTCCGCTGATTGCAGACATTCATTTCACTCCAAATGCCGCAGAGCTTGCCGCAAGAATTGTTGAAAAAGTTCGCGTAAATCCCGGTAATTATGTTGATAAGAAAAAATTTGAATTAATAGAATATTCAGATAAAGAATACGAAGAAGAGCTTGAACGAATTCGCGAGCGTTTTACACCTTTAGTAAAAATTTGCAGGGAACATGGCACTGCTTTAAGAATCGGAACAAATCACGGTTCGCTTTCTGATAGAATTATGAGCCGCTACGGCGATACTCCCCTTGGAATGGTAGAATCGGCATTAGAGTTCTTAAGAATTTGTGAAACTGAAAATTATCACAGCATCGTTCTTTCCATGAAGTCAAGCAATCCGCAGGTGATGGTTCAAGCATACAGACTCCTCATCAGCAAAATGGAAGCGGAAAACATGAATTATCCGCTTCACCTCGGAGTAACTGAAGCAGGTGGGGGCGAAGACGGGAGAATTAAATCCGCACTTGGAATTGGTGCGCTGCTCGAAGATGGTATAGGCGATACGATCAGAGTTTCGTTAACTGAAGATCCCGAGTTCGAAGCGCCTGTTGCAATTGCATTAGCCAATCGTTATAAAAAAAGGGAGGAGCATCAGCCAATAAAACCAATTGATGTTTTACCAATTGACCCATTCAATTACAATAAAAGAATTTCATTCGAGAATATCGGAATTGGCGGAAATAATGTCCCAAGAATTTTTGCAGATTTTAGTAATCGCAGAATTTATTCTCCGAAAGATTTAATTGATATTGGTTACACCTATGATGAATCCACCGATAAATGGATGCTGTCAGATACGGCGGCTGATTTTATTTATCTTGGGAAAAATATTTTGCCGTTTGATTGTCCAAATGGATTGAAAGCTGTTTACGAATACAGTACATGGCAAGGGCTGAAAAATAGTAGTAATAGTTTCCCGCTCCTTAAAATGAACGAATATTTTTCTTCGAATAGAATTTCTGCGCAATTCAATTTTCTAACACTTTCTTTAATTGATTTGACAAATGATTTAGTGAATAGAATAAAAGAAGATCATTCAATCATTTTAGTTTTGGAAACGAGTAATTCGCATGGGGTCGCTGAACAACGTCGTGCATTTTTCGAATTTCTAATTAATGGAAATCAAAATTCTGTCGTAATAAAAAGAAATTACAATGAAATTAATTTTGAAAACTTACAGCTTTATGCAGCAACTGATTTAGGTGCATTATTAATAGATGGTTTTGGAGATGGAGTCTGGGTTTCTGTAAATAATCTGAAAATTAGCGCACCGCAATCAAACGATTATGTAAAAAATTTTGTGAAAAAAACAGAGACTAAAGAGAAAATAATCAATCGGTTACTATTTAATATTTTTCAGGCGTCAAGGCAAAGAATTTCTAAAACTGAATATATTGCATGCCCAAGTTGCGGCAGAACTTTATTTGATTTACAAGAAACTACCGAGATGATTAGAAAGCGGACCGAACATCTCAAAGGTGTGAAAATTGCTATTATGGGTTGTATTGTCAATGGTCCCGGCGAAATGGCTGATGCGGATTATGGTTATGTTGGCTCCGGTGTTGATAAAATTACTCTTTACCGGAAAAAAGATATTGTTAGAAGAAATATTCCTGCAAAGAATGCCGTTGAAGAATTGATAAATATTATTAAAGAAGATGAAAATTGGGTTGAGCCTACAATTTAA
- a CDS encoding class I SAM-dependent methyltransferase — protein sequence MIIHKAKISSIEEDNIIYLGKPGAFHGFQTDYLLYLQKTNSIYSDEELEKLPFLENSNPLFEDWKLKAESYKQLVKIFSKRKNKLILEIGAGNCWLGNKLSKDTSNFLYALDINLVELEQAARVFKNNKRMKFFYGDIFDDIFEFNSFDAIILASSLQYFDNLPALINRLIRYLKLNSEIHIFDSPIYPQKKINAVKENNRKYFQKIGASAMANHYYYHSWKELKRFRYTVLNRKNILIDRMLNKINNKKLIRCPHILIKT from the coding sequence TTGATCATCCATAAAGCAAAAATTTCCTCTATCGAGGAAGACAATATTATCTATCTCGGAAAACCTGGAGCATTTCATGGATTTCAAACGGATTATTTATTGTATCTGCAAAAAACAAATTCGATTTACTCGGATGAAGAATTGGAAAAACTACCGTTTCTTGAAAATAGTAATCCACTTTTTGAAGATTGGAAATTAAAGGCTGAATCTTATAAGCAATTAGTAAAAATTTTTTCAAAAAGAAAAAATAAATTGATACTTGAAATCGGGGCAGGTAATTGTTGGCTTGGAAATAAACTCTCAAAGGACACATCAAATTTCCTTTACGCACTTGATATTAATTTAGTCGAACTTGAACAGGCAGCAAGAGTTTTTAAGAATAATAAACGAATGAAATTTTTTTATGGAGATATCTTCGACGATATTTTTGAATTTAATTCTTTCGATGCAATAATTCTCGCAAGTTCGCTCCAATATTTTGACAATCTGCCTGCTTTGATAAATCGTCTTATTAGATACTTAAAACTTAATAGCGAGATTCACATTTTCGATAGCCCGATATATCCGCAAAAAAAAATCAATGCTGTAAAGGAGAATAACAGAAAATATTTTCAAAAAATTGGTGCTTCGGCTATGGCAAATCATTACTACTATCACTCATGGAAAGAATTGAAAAGATTTCGATACACTGTTTTAAATCGAAAAAATATTTTGATTGATAGAATGTTAAATAAAATTAATAATAAAAAGTTAATCCGCTGTCCACATATTCTTATTAAAACCTGA
- a CDS encoding DNA primase, producing the protein MKISEQKIDEIRAAANIVDIISESVQLRKRGKNFLGLCPFHTEKTPSFTVSEEKQIYHCFGCHSGGNVFKFLMEYEKISFVESVQELAEKLGIQLEVEENVNPEFQNEQEILYDINTEAAKYFSNNLLNDSEGQIARDYFQKRNIKLQTMRAFGLGYALNGWENLVNFLHQKKIDLEKALQLGLISRSKDGRIYDTLPGRIIFPIFSPNGRVVAFAGRKLRESDGGGKYINSPESAIYVKGKILYGLSHAKDDIRKLNKAILVEGYMDLISLYQNGIKNVVAVSGTALTEDQVLLLSRYTKNVVLLFDSDTAGIKASMRSIELLLKKEFEIKIASLPAGEDPDSFVNKFGKEKFEEFIDRAQNFLEYQTAYYETQGMFDDPTKMAEAIRDLVKPIALVSDELKQTVLIKSIASKFNLRFSLIENELIKLKQKTFNKISSISNKLEQSADNKTDNFVLKLIKQIEHFGTTEKDLIKYLFSNDLTVVQYLHNLIAVEDFEHPIYKKNTRINL; encoded by the coding sequence GTGAAAATATCCGAACAAAAAATAGACGAGATTCGTGCAGCGGCAAATATTGTGGATATTATTTCCGAGTCGGTTCAGTTACGAAAACGCGGAAAAAACTTTCTTGGATTATGCCCGTTCCATACGGAAAAAACTCCTTCCTTTACAGTAAGTGAAGAAAAACAAATCTATCATTGTTTTGGCTGCCACTCCGGCGGCAATGTTTTTAAGTTTTTAATGGAATATGAAAAAATATCATTTGTCGAATCTGTTCAGGAGCTTGCAGAAAAATTAGGGATTCAATTAGAAGTTGAAGAAAATGTCAACCCGGAATTTCAAAACGAACAGGAAATTCTTTATGATATAAACACCGAAGCTGCTAAATATTTTTCAAATAATTTATTAAATGATTCAGAAGGACAAATTGCGAGAGACTATTTTCAAAAAAGAAATATTAAACTACAGACTATGCGCGCCTTTGGTTTGGGCTATGCTTTAAATGGCTGGGAAAATCTAGTAAACTTCCTTCACCAAAAAAAAATTGACCTTGAGAAAGCGTTACAACTTGGTCTAATAAGCCGAAGTAAAGACGGAAGAATTTATGACACTCTGCCGGGTAGAATAATTTTCCCGATCTTCTCACCTAACGGAAGAGTGGTTGCTTTCGCCGGAAGAAAATTACGCGAATCGGATGGGGGCGGTAAATATATTAACTCTCCCGAATCGGCAATTTATGTTAAGGGAAAAATTTTATACGGACTTTCTCACGCAAAAGATGATATTCGAAAACTAAATAAAGCCATACTTGTCGAAGGTTATATGGATCTTATTTCTCTTTATCAAAATGGAATTAAGAACGTTGTCGCTGTGTCCGGAACTGCGCTCACCGAAGATCAAGTATTATTACTTTCACGTTATACTAAAAATGTTGTCCTTCTTTTTGATTCTGATACCGCAGGTATTAAAGCTTCTATGCGAAGCATCGAACTTTTATTGAAAAAAGAATTTGAAATTAAGATTGCATCACTTCCCGCCGGTGAAGACCCTGATTCTTTTGTAAATAAATTCGGAAAAGAAAAATTTGAAGAGTTTATTGATCGTGCTCAAAACTTTCTTGAGTATCAAACTGCTTATTATGAAACACAGGGAATGTTTGATGATCCAACAAAAATGGCTGAAGCTATACGCGATCTGGTAAAACCAATTGCATTAGTTAGTGATGAGTTGAAGCAAACTGTTCTAATAAAATCAATCGCGAGCAAGTTTAATCTAAGATTCAGCTTAATTGAAAATGAACTAATTAAACTAAAACAAAAAACCTTTAATAAAATTAGTTCGATTTCAAATAAGCTTGAACAATCAGCAGACAATAAAACTGATAATTTTGTGCTCAAACTAATAAAACAAATTGAGCATTTTGGAACGACTGAAAAAGATTTAATTAAATATCTTTTTAGTAACGACTTAACAGTAGTTCAGTACTTACATAATTTAATAGCTGTTGAGGATTTTGAACATCCCATCTATAAAAAGAATACTAGAATTAACCTTTGA
- the recQ gene encoding DNA helicase RecQ → MQKAKQILKEIFGYDTFRSLQYEIIENILNKKDCLVVMPTGGGKSLCYQIPALLFDGLTIVISPLISLMKDQVEQLRQLGVEAALLNSSLSSDVYNFNYQNVANKKAKLLYLAPESLQKEEIIYLLKNISVDCITIDEAHCISEWGHDFRKDYRQLGNFKLTFPNAVCIGLTATATPRVQEDIMKNLKMKQPKKFIASFNRENLYLQVVPKRSPSKQVIDFLDQHKNQSGIIYCFSRKQVDNLHEELSELGYSTKPYHAGLSDEERNTNQDLFTKDEVQIIVATIAFGMGINKSNIRFVIHHDLPKNLESYYQEIGRSGRDGVRADCLLLFSYADISKINYFIDQKEDEHERQSAKTHLEAMIKYSETEICRRNPLINYFGESYNESYCGMCDNCLEDESENQNVDATIFAQKFLSAIKRTGEVFGLNYIADVLLGNETDRILSNNHHKLSVFGIGKELKKKQWQMLAHQLIRKGIILRDTEFGSLKLSLSSNEVLFNNQKVFALVKEPEIKARKILRSEESYDAELFELLRKKRKEIADERGVPPYVVFADSVLIQMAKNYPQNEGDLLRISGVGIRKLENFGGTFLYLIKNYVQKNNLSLKNEKNHRRAKSILLNEPRYRTVGKEFQDGKSIEELADGYNVQEQTIVNHIARFVAEGNKLNTDGLFSRISVEPAKQKIIFEDFEENGTLSLKNIFEKFNGEISYNDIHLLRLIYLNNHKK, encoded by the coding sequence ATGCAAAAAGCTAAACAAATTTTAAAGGAAATATTCGGCTACGATACTTTTCGTTCACTTCAATACGAAATAATAGAAAACATCTTAAATAAAAAAGATTGCCTTGTTGTAATGCCGACAGGCGGGGGCAAATCTTTGTGTTATCAAATCCCTGCACTGCTTTTTGATGGATTAACAATCGTAATTTCGCCGTTGATTTCATTGATGAAAGATCAAGTGGAACAGCTCAGGCAGCTTGGTGTTGAAGCAGCTCTATTAAACAGTTCTCTTTCGTCCGACGTGTATAATTTTAATTATCAGAATGTGGCAAACAAAAAAGCAAAGCTGCTTTACTTAGCGCCCGAATCGCTTCAAAAAGAAGAAATAATTTACTTGCTTAAAAATATATCCGTTGACTGCATTACAATTGATGAGGCTCATTGCATTTCGGAATGGGGACACGATTTTAGAAAAGATTACAGACAGTTAGGCAATTTTAAACTTACTTTTCCAAATGCCGTTTGCATTGGATTAACAGCAACTGCAACTCCGCGTGTTCAAGAGGATATTATGAAGAACTTGAAAATGAAGCAGCCAAAAAAATTCATTGCAAGCTTTAACAGGGAAAATCTTTATCTGCAAGTGGTCCCCAAGAGAAGCCCGTCAAAACAAGTGATTGATTTTTTGGATCAGCATAAAAATCAATCGGGAATTATTTATTGTTTCTCGCGCAAGCAGGTTGATAATTTACACGAAGAATTATCTGAACTTGGCTATTCTACAAAACCTTATCACGCCGGTTTATCGGATGAAGAAAGAAACACAAATCAGGATTTGTTTACAAAAGATGAAGTCCAAATAATCGTTGCTACCATTGCCTTTGGGATGGGGATAAATAAGTCAAACATTCGATTTGTAATTCATCATGACCTGCCTAAAAATCTTGAGTCATATTATCAAGAGATTGGCAGATCCGGGCGAGATGGAGTTAGAGCTGATTGCCTTCTGTTATTTAGTTATGCCGACATTTCTAAAATAAATTATTTCATAGATCAAAAAGAAGATGAGCACGAAAGACAATCTGCTAAAACTCATCTTGAAGCAATGATCAAATATTCTGAAACGGAAATCTGCAGACGAAATCCATTGATAAATTATTTCGGCGAAAGCTACAACGAATCTTATTGCGGAATGTGCGATAACTGCCTTGAAGATGAGAGTGAAAATCAAAATGTTGACGCAACTATTTTTGCCCAGAAGTTTTTATCGGCAATTAAAAGAACAGGGGAAGTCTTTGGACTAAATTATATCGCCGATGTTCTGCTTGGAAATGAAACAGACAGAATACTAAGTAACAATCACCATAAACTAAGCGTGTTTGGAATTGGCAAGGAGTTGAAGAAAAAGCAATGGCAGATGCTTGCTCATCAATTAATCAGGAAGGGAATAATTTTAAGAGACACTGAGTTTGGCAGTCTCAAGTTATCCCTATCCTCAAACGAAGTTTTATTTAATAATCAAAAAGTATTTGCACTCGTTAAAGAGCCAGAAATCAAGGCGAGAAAAATTTTAAGAAGTGAAGAGAGTTACGATGCCGAGTTGTTCGAATTACTGCGTAAGAAAAGAAAAGAAATTGCTGACGAAAGAGGTGTTCCTCCCTATGTTGTTTTTGCCGACAGCGTGCTTATTCAGATGGCGAAAAACTATCCGCAGAACGAAGGCGATTTATTAAGAATCAGCGGTGTTGGTATTAGAAAATTAGAAAACTTCGGAGGTACTTTTTTATACCTAATTAAGAACTATGTTCAAAAAAATAATTTGAGTCTGAAGAATGAAAAAAATCATCGCAGAGCTAAATCTATCTTATTGAATGAACCTCGCTACAGAACAGTCGGCAAAGAATTTCAAGATGGAAAATCTATCGAAGAATTGGCAGATGGATATAATGTTCAGGAACAAACAATAGTAAACCATATTGCAAGATTTGTAGCTGAGGGCAATAAATTGAATACAGACGGATTGTTTTCAAGAATTTCAGTTGAACCGGCAAAACAAAAAATTATTTTTGAAGACTTTGAAGAAAACGGCACGCTATCATTAAAAAATATTTTTGAAAAATTTAATGGTGAAATTTCTTATAATGACATTCATCTCTTAAGACTTATTTATCTTAACAATCATAAAAAATAA
- a CDS encoding 4Fe-4S binding protein: MIEILPDKCDFCGCCVGVCPEDAIELKEAEIFIIDPRCTNCSKCVWSCPIEVIKFNKNGVVA, translated from the coding sequence ATGATCGAAATCCTTCCGGATAAGTGCGACTTTTGCGGCTGCTGCGTGGGCGTATGTCCCGAAGATGCAATTGAACTAAAAGAAGCAGAAATATTTATCATTGATCCACGCTGTACGAATTGTTCAAAGTGTGTGTGGTCTTGCCCGATTGAAGTTATTAAGTTTAATAAAAATGGAGTTGTGGCATGA
- a CDS encoding four helix bundle protein produces the protein MSSFRDLKVYQKAFKLAMDIFNITKSFPEEERYGLTIQIRKSSRSVCSSIGEAYRKRKYPAHFVSKTTDADMENSETQVWLDFSLSCKYMNKQIYQEYKERSEEIGKMLNHMIENPGKYE, from the coding sequence GTGAGCAGTTTTAGAGATTTGAAAGTTTATCAAAAAGCATTTAAACTGGCGATGGATATTTTTAATATAACAAAATCATTTCCAGAAGAAGAAAGGTATGGTCTAACAATTCAGATTAGAAAATCTTCAAGAAGTGTATGTTCATCAATTGGGGAAGCATATAGAAAAAGGAAGTATCCTGCTCACTTTGTTTCTAAAACCACAGATGCTGATATGGAAAATTCTGAAACACAGGTGTGGTTAGACTTTTCTTTAAGCTGCAAATACATGAATAAACAGATTTATCAAGAGTACAAAGAACGATCTGAAGAGATTGGAAAAATGCTAAATCATATGATCGAAAATCCAGGGAAGTATGAATAA
- a CDS encoding NAD(P)/FAD-dependent oxidoreductase — translation MKTKYDIIVVGAGPAGSMAARFAAEQGVSVLMLEKDRDVGYPVRCGEAISKAGVEEFIPSDDKWIAARISKFSFIAPDETEVIVDFGDAGYVLDRRIFDYELARTAAEAGTHIITRAYVNGLLFDDGKVIGVKYEYQGEQREVKAKVVIAADGVESRVGRWAGLKTHIDFRDMESAVQITAANIPVDQSTLYFYFGKDVAPNGYFWVFPKGHNKANIGLGVSGLIGKKKSAQSYLNDFMDKHYPNAPVLTTIAGGVPCSITLDKISAPGIMLVGDAARQVNPLSGGGIASGMIGGKIAGTIAGEAIKKNNIDQILTYDKAWNDRLGKRHETFNRIKEGIYNFSDDKFNSIANSILKIPIEKRTLGKVFTTSLMHNPSLLIDIAKVFVV, via the coding sequence ATGAAAACAAAATATGATATAATAGTAGTCGGTGCAGGTCCCGCCGGAAGCATGGCAGCACGATTTGCAGCAGAGCAGGGTGTTTCCGTTTTGATGCTTGAGAAAGACCGGGATGTTGGTTATCCAGTCCGCTGCGGCGAGGCTATCAGCAAGGCTGGGGTAGAGGAATTTATTCCAAGCGATGACAAATGGATTGCCGCCAGGATCAGCAAGTTTTCTTTCATCGCTCCTGATGAAACTGAAGTGATTGTTGATTTTGGTGATGCCGGTTACGTTCTCGATCGCAGAATTTTTGATTACGAACTTGCACGAACTGCCGCCGAAGCAGGCACACATATTATTACACGCGCTTACGTGAACGGGTTATTGTTTGATGATGGAAAAGTTATCGGAGTGAAATATGAATATCAGGGCGAGCAAAGGGAGGTTAAAGCAAAAGTTGTAATTGCCGCTGATGGAGTTGAATCGCGCGTTGGTCGCTGGGCTGGATTAAAAACTCATATTGACTTTCGCGATATGGAAAGTGCAGTACAAATTACTGCCGCAAACATTCCTGTTGATCAAAGCACTCTTTACTTTTACTTTGGTAAAGATGTTGCCCCTAATGGATATTTCTGGGTCTTTCCGAAAGGACACAACAAAGCCAATATTGGTCTTGGCGTAAGTGGATTGATTGGCAAGAAAAAATCTGCACAATCTTATTTAAATGATTTTATGGATAAGCATTACCCAAACGCTCCTGTGCTTACTACAATTGCCGGGGGGGTTCCATGTTCAATAACTCTTGATAAAATTTCTGCTCCCGGAATTATGCTTGTTGGGGATGCTGCACGACAGGTTAATCCACTCAGCGGCGGGGGTATTGCAAGTGGAATGATTGGCGGAAAAATTGCAGGCACAATCGCGGGTGAAGCAATCAAAAAAAATAATATTGATCAGATCTTAACTTATGATAAAGCTTGGAACGACAGACTTGGCAAACGCCACGAAACTTTTAACAGAATAAAAGAAGGTATATATAATTTTTCTGATGACAAGTTTAACAGCATCGCAAATTCAATTTTAAAAATCCCAATTGAGAAAAGGACGCTCGGTAAAGTTTTTACAACTTCACTTATGCATAACCCATCCTTGCTTATTGATATTGCAAAAGTGTTTGTTGTGTAG
- a CDS encoding T9SS type A sorting domain-containing protein: MRGKEHFFYLVQYYPNQYSDTLTINISAHDSIIVSFFNVDLCPICVNSVETFFQDTLQFEFSFHELYNYTFSKLIGISGQGHLSAVGVEEELPYNFELLQNYPNPFNPSTKIKYTIPTVTLSLSKGDTYVTLKVYDVLGNEVAVLVDEFRQAGIYEVTFDASQLSSGIYFYTLKVYPVSEAGIFIETKKLVLMK, from the coding sequence ATGAGGGGGAAGGAGCATTTTTTCTACCTGGTACAATACTACCCTAATCAATACAGCGATACACTTACAATTAATATTTCCGCTCATGATTCTATTATTGTCTCATTCTTCAATGTTGACCTTTGCCCAATCTGTGTTAATAGTGTTGAAACTTTTTTCCAGGACACACTACAGTTTGAATTTTCTTTCCATGAATTATATAATTACACTTTTTCTAAATTGATTGGCATTTCAGGACAGGGTCATCTATCAGCAGTAGGGGTGGAGGAAGAGTTACCGTATAATTTTGAATTATTGCAAAACTATCCAAACCCATTTAACCCAAGTACAAAAATAAAATACACAATCCCAACTGTCACCCTGAGCTTGTCGAAGGGCGACACGTACGTCACTTTAAAAGTCTATGATGTACTTGGAAATGAGGTGGCTGTTTTAGTTGATGAATTTAGACAAGCAGGAATTTATGAAGTTACTTTCGATGCTTCACAATTATCATCCGGAATTTATTTCTACACTTTGAAGGTTTACCCCGTAAGCGAGGCAGGAATTTTTATCGAAACGAAGAAACTGGTTTTGATGAAATAA
- a CDS encoding T9SS type A sorting domain-containing protein produces the protein MKIVVSILSFLMFSMTVYSQSYEIRFDTLNASGWYGGDNRAGSQRTSGVAQSITIEQAITLESFAFYFTAPFDSAINGTGTGHEVTLKLNIRDSLGTILQTNEVVVGDTFTGGWVFWENLNLDLNSPTKLIFSTYLVGAYDSNMVNSAQGCDLNAGYPGGDRFGKDGMSDAEMEIWGDWSNHPWDSNFWLKGTILLTDIKEVKILPKEFRLNQNFPNPFNPTTQIKYELPKNEYVTLVVYDLLGNQITELVNKEQSAGEYTINFDAANLSNGIYFYQLKAGKFISTRKMTLIK, from the coding sequence ATGAAAATTGTTGTTTCTATTCTATCATTCTTGATGTTTTCAATGACTGTTTACTCACAATCGTATGAAATCAGATTCGACACACTAAATGCAAGTGGCTGGTATGGCGGGGATAATCGAGCTGGCTCACAAAGAACATCTGGTGTTGCTCAAAGTATAACAATTGAGCAAGCAATTACACTTGAGTCATTTGCGTTTTATTTTACCGCACCCTTTGATTCAGCTATCAATGGAACCGGCACCGGACACGAAGTTACTCTAAAACTAAATATTAGAGACTCACTTGGTACAATCCTCCAAACAAATGAAGTTGTCGTTGGTGATACATTTACAGGCGGCTGGGTCTTCTGGGAAAATCTCAATCTTGATTTGAACTCTCCAACCAAACTTATCTTTTCCACCTACCTTGTTGGCGCTTATGATTCCAACATGGTCAATTCTGCACAAGGATGTGATCTCAATGCAGGCTATCCTGGCGGTGACCGATTTGGAAAAGATGGAATGAGTGATGCAGAAATGGAGATCTGGGGTGATTGGAGTAATCATCCATGGGATTCAAATTTTTGGCTGAAGGGTACGATTCTTTTGACTGATATAAAAGAGGTTAAAATTTTACCGAAAGAATTTCGGTTGAATCAAAATTTCCCCAATCCTTTTAATCCTACAACACAAATAAAATACGAGTTACCGAAAAACGAATATGTTACTTTAGTTGTTTATGACCTGCTTGGGAATCAAATTACAGAGTTAGTAAATAAAGAACAAAGTGCCGGTGAGTACACAATAAATTTTGACGCTGCTAATTTGAGTAATGGAATTTATTTCTATCAATTAAAGGCTGGAAAATTTATCAGCACAAGAAAAATGACGTTAATAAAATAA
- the hisN gene encoding histidinol-phosphatase produces MPQTFTPYLDEFKHFAKLLSMESAKIIKQYFRTQIKVESKEDSSPVTIADKKAEEAMRELISKNYPTFGIIGEEFGIHNPEAEYKWILDPIDGTKSFICGAQSFGTLIALTKNNVPILGVLNQPILNEFLIGDNYSTELNNSIVNVRKCERLNDAVLLTTDHLNIAKYQRTDRFEKLIKLVKLYRNWGDCYGYYLVATGFADIMIDPIMSLWDTAAILPIIKGAGGIITDYSGGEPLNGNSIIASEPGIHSEIIKVLNED; encoded by the coding sequence ATGCCACAAACTTTTACTCCATACTTAGATGAGTTCAAACATTTTGCAAAGCTGCTTTCAATGGAAAGTGCAAAAATTATTAAACAATACTTCCGGACACAAATTAAGGTAGAGTCCAAAGAAGATAGTTCACCTGTTACCATTGCCGATAAAAAAGCAGAGGAAGCAATGCGTGAATTAATTTCTAAAAACTATCCCACATTCGGAATTATAGGTGAAGAGTTTGGAATTCATAATCCAGAGGCAGAATATAAATGGATTCTTGACCCAATAGACGGCACAAAAAGTTTTATTTGCGGCGCACAATCTTTCGGAACTTTAATCGCACTGACTAAAAATAATGTCCCAATTTTGGGAGTTCTCAATCAGCCCATTCTAAATGAATTTTTAATTGGTGATAATTATTCAACTGAGCTTAATAATTCAATAGTAAATGTTAGAAAATGCGAAAGACTTAACGACGCAGTTTTGTTAACTACCGATCATCTTAATATTGCGAAGTATCAGCGAACTGATAGATTTGAAAAACTTATCAAGCTTGTTAAGCTTTATAGAAATTGGGGAGACTGTTACGGCTATTACTTGGTAGCTACGGGTTTCGCAGATATAATGATTGATCCGATTATGAGCCTTTGGGATACGGCTGCCATTTTACCAATCATTAAGGGGGCTGGAGGAATAATTACAGATTACAGTGGTGGAGAGCCACTTAATGGCAATAGTATAATCGCATCTGAACCGGGTATTCATTCTGAAATAATCAAAGTATTGAATGAGGATTAG